The Drechmeria coniospora strain ARSEF 6962 chromosome 02, whole genome shotgun sequence genome has a segment encoding these proteins:
- a CDS encoding Telomerase activating protein Est1, which translates to MATATSQAAISWSQATKTRKSIQKRLERLQADVGSGVDLSHFETIDSLLEKFRLGCVQAIFSDVKYAAKAGTEEALWDMHVAINAEYRRVLKRPKNNAHVVERRKADKMYHNFLRIAQKFYIGYVQRLSARYDIPELKRVAYGIDARQIASADSISPVPSDLGHLVLDSCHSTLLHLGDLARYRTQAKHRPSGYDMALTYYGLARHLMPRSGFAFHQIGIVHLDSGNHLDVVYNFYRSRAAEVPHPNAKSNLEAEFRTLRRPNSDKNRPKSSTPDPLGTWFIKLHARFYQGEPFSQQAELEEEIMHRLEMACRIPTSADMLLKMALINISAYEIASSLFAESMNESASRSSQFALRFNARFLSTLCRVLDSELRQAISDKEEPSSESAVVELPNVVVCLLPTLRVYCIWLGTRQQELFAAADAFGAVVPTLAQRLTDVFTLLCEITYGRQNLTLCPYLLPEDLEIRGVRPLAGEQVPERCRVFCDNAGALKPYLHDPSQRMDQEDFARVLDVLCCAYFLAEDCPSPIVCRAGKDRLIFEYKPGMTAVASQSHSTTAVLAENLPVNKTPESRQPQARTSNALDRCNTMAEHSATDSDQGPATEDHAEMTVMAMLTPFLKPPTPQPGHHTRSPSESSYGMHTNTANDVFASAPGYATPKTMALSGLIAPYPWAWNDMPKPDLHQEAAASAGKAFIRANPNSSLRESMPAGFATNDDPFVTRTSADPILTAGSNFGLDVYPTWAGENAQRGQLPQSPAVNRIASKSPFTSGLGSSSMAGWNQVQGQPQWSPREYDQAVASSGTTYFSHPSSLYQGTPNNLGHGLSENGHSGSDQYHNATNDMNSSLHLSQAHTSESALAYDGSVFRRAQAESALCTWLLFYFEQGTPQVETLQGLCQYEFANAVEYGLPSLRFTATPTATPSCVASANAQTLPRETPIRRNVPFW; encoded by the exons atggccaccgCAACTTCCCAAGCTGCCATTTCATGGAGCCAAGCGACCAAAACGCGCAAGAGCATCCAGAAGCGCCTCGAACGGCTGCAGGCTGACGTTGGCTCGGGCGTTGACCTGTCCCACTTCGAGACCATCGACAGCCTTTTGGAAAA ATTTCGCCTTGGCTGCGTCCAAGCCATCTTCTCCGACGTCAAATAtgcggccaaggccggcacCGAAGAAGCTCTCTGGGATATGCACGTCGCCATCAACGCCGAGTATCGTCGCGTTCTCAAGCGACCCAAGAACAACGCGCATGTCGTCGAGCGACGCAAGGCCGACAAGATGTACCACAACTTCCTGCGCATCGCGCAGAAGTTCTACATCGGATACGTCCAACGGCTCTCGGCTCGCTACGACATCCCCGAGCTCAAACGCGTCGCCTACGGTATCGACGCACGGCAGATTGCTTCCGCCGACAGCATCAGCCCCGTTCCTTCAGACCTCGGCCATCTGGTGCTAGACTCTTGCCATTCTACCCTTCTGCACCTGGGAGATCTCGCCCGTTACAGGACCCAGGCGAAGCACAGACCCTCGGGATATGACATGGCCCTCACCTACTACGGCCTGGCTCGCCACCTAATGCCGCGATCCGGTTTCGCTTTCCACCAGATTGGcatcgtccacctcgacAGCGGAAATCACCTGGACGTGGTGTACAACTTTTATCGATCCCGTGCCGCCGAGGTTCCTCATCCGAACGCGAAGTCGAATCTCGAGGCCGAATTTAGGACCCTGCGACGGCCCAACTCGGACAAGAACCGGCCCAAGTCGTCGACTCCGGATCCTCTCGGCACCTGGTTCATCAAGCTCCATGCCCGCTTCTACCAAGGCGAGCCCTTCTCCcagcaggccgagctcgaggaagaGATTATGCATAGGCTGGAGATGGCATGCCGAATTCCAACCTCGGCCGACATGCTGCTCAAGATGGCCCTCATCAATATTTCCGCCTACGAGATTGCATCGTCCCTTTTTGCCG AGTCGATGAATGAATCCGCTTCACGCTCCAGCCAATTTGCCTTGCGCTTCAACGCTCGCTTCCTGTCGACGCTTTGCCGCGTTCTCGACTCTGAACTTCGTCAAGCCATCTCCGACAAGGAGGAGCCTTCTTCCGAATCCGCCGTGGTCGAGCTTCCGAACGTTGTTGTATGCCTTTTGCCCACCCTACGCGTCTACTGTATCTGGCTTGGCACTCGACAACAGGAGCTCTTTGCTGCCGCTGACGCCTTTGGTGCCGTCGTTCCGACCTTGGCGCAGAGACTTACCGACGTCTTCACACTTCTCTGTGAGATCACCTACGGCCGACAGAACCTGACACTATGTCCCTACTTGCTCCCTGAGGATCTGGAAATCCGCGGCGTGCGTCCTTtggccggcgagcaggtcCCTGAACGCTGCAGAGTGTTCTGCGACAATGCCGGCGCCCTGAAGCCCTATCTTCATGACCCCTCGCAGCGCATGGACCAAGAGGACTTTGCCAGGGTGTTGGACGTCCTTTGCTGTGCGTACTTCTTGGCCGAAGACTGTCCATCCCCTATTGTATGCCGCGCCGGGAAGGATCGTTTGATATTTGAGTACAAGCCCGGTATGACGGCTGTTGCCTCGCAATCCCATTCGACAACGGCAGTTCTGGCTGAAAATTTGCCAGTCAACAAAACACCAGAATCCCGACAGCCTCAAGCGCGAACATCAAACGCGTTGGATCGTTGCAACACCATGGCCGAGCATTCTGCCACGGATTCTGATCAAGGCCCAGCCACCGAAGATCATGCCGAGATGACAGTGATGGCTATGCTGACCCCTTTTCTCAAGCCCCCAACACCGCAGCCTGGGCATCACACACGTTCCCCTTCGGAATCGTCTTACGGAATGCACACCAATACCGCCAACGATGTTTTCGCTTCTGCGCCAGGATACGCGACCCCAAAAACCATGGCTCTCTCGGGTCTAATTGCACCTTACCCTTGGGCCTGGAACGACATGCCCAAGCCTGACCTGCATCAGGAGGCAGCAGCCTCCGCGGGTAAGGCCTTCATCCGAGCCAACCCTAATAGCTCTTTAAGGGAGTCGATGCCTGCCGGGTTTGCCACAAACGATGATCCCTTTGTGACTCGAACATCGGCGGATCCCATTCTCACTGCTGGATCCAACTTTGGGCTCGATGTATATCCCACTTGGGCCGGGGAGAACGCTCAGAGAGGGCAGTTGCCACAATCCCCGGCAGTCAACAGAATCGCGAGTAAATCACCTTTCACCTCGGGCCTTGGGAGTTCGTCAATGGCGGGATGGAATCAGGTGCAAGGCCAACCTCAATGGTCACCACGGGAATATGACCAGGCAGTGGCGTCGTCCGGCACCACTTACTTTTCTCACCCGAGTAGCCTCTATCAGGGCACCCCCAACAACCTTGGTCATGGCCTGTCGGAAAATGGACATTCTGGAAGTGACCAATACCACAATGCAACCAACGACATGAATAGCTCGTTACACCTGAGCCAAGCTCATACGAGCGAGTCAGCCTTGGCCTACGACGGTTCCGTCTTTCGTAGAGCTCAGGCGG AATCAGCCTTGTGCACCTGGCTCCTTTTCTATTTTGAGCAAGGCACTCCCCAGGTCGAGACTTTGCAAGGGTTGTGCCAGTACGAGTTTGCAAATGCCGTAGAGTACGGTTTGCCCTCATTACGATTTACTGCAACGCCAACTGCAACGCCATCGtgcgtcgcctcggccaacgCGCAAACCTTGCCGCGAGAGACACCAATTCGCCGAAATGTCCCGTTCTGGTAA